The following coding sequences lie in one Zingiber officinale cultivar Zhangliang chromosome 2B, Zo_v1.1, whole genome shotgun sequence genomic window:
- the LOC122047538 gene encoding asparagine--tRNA ligase, cytoplasmic 2-like, whose amino-acid sequence MASAGNSTVPAVERFKYSQRVVLRSILNRHDGGKELSGTRVVTGGWVKSRKDRPEVAHDPSVAVPLQAEDASCIEALLQHLPLLRPLVRILLGRLSVAAATEAKPNAGPVTALLRINDGSTSSNLQVVMDSSMSLPGQVIHVGACILVEGVLQNASAPKGHAVELKAERILHIGIADSQQYPLAKPKFSLEFLRTLPHLRPRSVTVGSIARIRGAVTLASHEFFKKNGFIHVHMPILNSTDTGYELGLREANRLDTVKSAIREKSKRIKEMPRSDSNEETLLVAEQDLKKTKELAVLLEKSQRDLTVSAGLHLESYACALSSVYTIGPVFRADEPRAKRLTEMWMVEVELAFSELEDAMNCAEDYLKFLCQSLVDTSGRDLKYVSKTKDKECTERIRALVSSSFERITYSQALEIVDKVKDRTFREKVSWGESLSEEHERYLVDDIFKKAVIVYEHPKELKPFYVRVRDDGRTTSTFDIIAPKIGVLLRGSQKEERLDVLNKRIGDLGLSSERLYDWYKDLRRYGSVKHSGFGLDLEKMMLFATGLTDLRDVIPFPRTCDRSNEW is encoded by the exons ATGGCGTCCGCCGGAAATTCCACCGTCCCCGCCGTCGAGCGCTTCAAGTACTCCCAGCGAGTGGTGCTGAGGTCCATCCTGAACCGCCACGATGGCGGCAAGGAACTCTCCGGCACCCGCGTGGTGACCGGGGGATGGGTCAAGTCCCGCAAAGATCGCCCCGAGGTTGCCCACGACCCCTCGGTCGCCGTGCCACTGCAAGCAGAGGACGCATCTTGCATCGAAGCTCTCCTGCAGCACCTCCCCCTCCTCCGTCCATTGGTCCGGATTCTGCTCGGCCGACTCTCCGTCGCCGCCGCCACAGAGGCCAAGCCCAACGCCGGCCCTGTCACCGCCCTCTTAAGGATCAACGACGGCTCCACCAGTTCCAATCTCCAG GTCGTGATGGATTCCTCCATGTCTCTCCCCGGCCAAGTGATCCACGTCGGAGCTTGCATCCTCGTGGAAGGCGTGTTGCAGAATGCTTCAGCACCAAAAGGCCACGCCGTGGAGCTCAAAGCCGAGAGAATTCTTCACATCGGTATCGCCGACTCGCAGCAATATCCACTAGCAAAGCCAAAGTTCTCGCTGGAGTTCCTCAGAACTCTTCCTCACCTTCGTCCCCGCTCAGTAACA GTCGGATCGATTGCGCGAATTCGCGGCGCTGTAACTCTCGCGAGCCATGAATTCTTCAAGAAGAATGGATTCATACATGTTCACATGCCCATCCTCAATTCAACAGACACCGGCTACGAGCTAGGCCTCCGCGAAGCTAACCGACTCGACACCGTGAAGTCTGCGATAAGGGAGAAGAGCAAGAGGATCAAGGAGATGCCTCGATCAGATAGCAATGAAGAAACTTTGCTTGTGGCCGAGCAAGACCTCAAGAAGACCAAGGAGCTTGCTGTGTTGCTGGAGAAGAGCCAAAGGGACCTCACGGTGTCGGCCGGACTTCACCTCGAGAGCTATGCTTGCGCATTGTCGAGTGTTTACACAATTGGGCCTGTGTTTCGAGCAGATGAGCCTCGAGCGAAGAGATTGACGGAGATGTGGATGGTTGAGGTTGAATTGGCCTTTTCAGAACTAGAG GATGCCATGAACTGTGCTGAGGACTATCTGAAGTTCCTATGTCAATCTCTGGTGGATACCTCGGGCAGGGATTTGAAGTATGTATCGAAAACAAAAGACAAGGAGTGCACAGAGCGAATTCGAGCATTAGTTTCAAGCTCTTTCGAGCGCATTACTTACTCGCAAGCACTGGAAATTGTCGATAAG GTTAAGGATAGGACATTCCGCGAGAAAGTTTCATGGGGTGAGAGTCTATCGGAGGAACACGAAAG GTATTTGGTAGACGATATCTTCAAGAAGGCAGTCATTGTCTATGAACATCCCAAAGAGCTAAAACCATTTTATGTGCGCGTAAGAGATGATGGAAGAACAACTTCCACTTTCGATATAATTGCGCCTAAA ATCGGAGTTTTGCTCAGAGGAAGCCAAAAGGAAGAACGACTAGATGTGCTGAACAAGAG AATTGGGGACCTTGGACTTTCGAGTGAGCGATTATACGATTGGTACAAAGATTTGCGCAGGTATGGTTCGGTAAAGCACTCGGGATTCGGCCTCGACTTAGAGAAGATGATGTTGTTTGCCACTGGTCTCACTGATTTAAGAGATGTGATTCCGTTTCCGAGAACTTGTGATCGCAGCAACGAGTGGTAG